In Nostoc edaphicum CCNP1411, the sequence AAGTATTCCCCGAAGCTGTTGAACATCAGTTTTATCATGCCTATTTCCAGTCTTTGGCAGAACAGCGAGTCATTCAGATGCAGGAATTTTATCCACCGTTTGACCGCTGGTTTGAATATTGGATGTACCCCTCATCGGAAGGAATATCAATTTTCTTTCAAGATATCACCCGCCAAAAATTGGCAGAAATTGCCCTAGAAAAAAGTGAGCGACGCTATCGCTCATTGGTAATTGCCACTTCTCAAGCTGTTTGGATAACTGATGCTAGTGGTGAGGTAGTAGAAGACATTCCTGCTTGGCGAGCCTTGACAGGGCAAAGTGAAGAAAAAGTCAAGGGATGGGGCTGGCTTGATGCAATTCATCCTGAAGACCGAGAACGGACATCACAAGTTTGGATACAGGCACTTGAGAAAAAGGGTATTTATCAAATTGAACATCGCCTACAAGTTGCAGATGGTAGCTATCGATTTTTTGCTGTCCGTGCAGTTCCCATCTTGGATGCCAACAATAAAATTCAAGAGTGGGTAGGCACTGACACAGATATTACAGAACAGCAAATTGCGCTGCGCGATCGCAACCTTGCACAACTTGCACTACAACAGGCCAATGAAGAACTAGAAATCAAAGTACAAGCGCGGACGGCAGAATTACAAAAGCTGAATGAGGAACTAAAACGCTCTAACCAAGAGTTAGAGCAATTTGCCTATGTGGCTTCCCACGATTTACAAGAACCATTGCGAGCCGTGACGGGCTATACCCAACTATTAGAAAACGAATATCAAGACCGTTTAGATGAGTCTGCCCAGGAATACTTTGGTTATATTATCGATGGGGCAAAGCGGATGCAGCAGTTGATTCAAGACTTGCTAGCTTATTCTCGCATCGGGACTCGCGGTCAAGAATTTGTTCTCGTTGACTGTAATACTGCACTCAGTTTAGCTCTTAATAATTTACATGTAGCGATCGCTCAAAGCAAAGCCATTATCACCCATGATCCTTTGCCAAAGTTACTCGCAGACAAAACTCAAATGGTGCAATTATTCCAAAATCTGATCAGCAATGCCATCAAGTTTTGCCGACAAGAGCCACCCCAGATTCACATTGGCGTCCTCCTTAAGGAACGAGAGAAAGCAGAAGAAGAACTCCTAACTCCCCATCCCCACTCCCCACTCCCCACTCCTAACTCCTCACTCCTAACTCCTAACTCCTCACTCCCCACTCAGCACTCAGCACTCAGCACTCAGCACTTAGAATGGCTCATCTGGGTACAGGATAATGGCATTGGCATTAAGCCTCAGTATCTTGAACGGATTTTTGAAGTTTTCCGCCGTCTTCATACTCGTCGAGAATTTCCTGGTACAGGTATTGGTCTAGCTATCTGCAAAAAAATCGTCGAGCGGCATGGTGGTCGCATCTGGGCTGAGTCAGAACCGGGCATCGGAACAGTATTTTATCTTACCCTGAACGCAAATTAAGGTATCTTTAGTATATATACTCTATATCTGCTTAATAACATCCTGATAACTGCATGATTCATCATCAGGCATTGCGACCCATTGAAGTTTTGCTAGTTGAAGACTCTCCTAGTGATGCTAACCTAACCATCAAAGGCTTTTTAAATGCTCAAATCCCTAATAACTTGCATTGGGTTGAGGATGGTGAAAGTGCGATCAACTTCTTACGAGAGCAAGAAGAATTTACTAATGTTCCCCGTCCCGACTTAATCCTACTCGATCTAAATCTTCCCGGAATGGATGGGCGCGAAGTGCTAACAGAAATCAAATCAGACCCAAATCTTAAATGTATTCCTGTTGTCATAATTACTACTTCATCTGATGAGCAGGATATTCTACGCTCCTATAATCTTAGTGCTAATTGCTATGTAATAAAACCTATTGATATTTACCAATTCATTCAGGTTTTACAGTTGATCAAAGATTTCTGGCTGACAGCAGCAACATTACCACGAAAATAATAAGCTTGCAAATTTCGATTGTTGCCTACAAAATCAGAGAATTAAACCCTGTCTGACAAATAGCAAATCAGGTGATTATCTAACAAATTGATATAACCCTGCACTATGGAAAAGCTCACAATTCACATTCTATTAGTAGAAGATAGTGCCAGTGATGCTCATCTGCTACGCCGGATATTTTTACATGCAGATCAAGAACAATGGCAGATGTTACATGTTGAACGCCTATCTGAGGCAATAGATGTTAGCAGGGAAAACTCCGCGTCCACCCTTGAGAGTTCTCGGATGATGAGTCGAAGACAACGCAGATTCGACCTAGTTTTGTTAGACCTCAGCCTTCCAGACTCTATTGGACTGGACACATTGAAAGAATTTCGGGCAGCAGTACCAGATATCCCAGTTGTGGTGTTAACAGGCCTTGATGATGAAGATTTAGCACTGCAAGCATTAGCAGAAGGCGCACAAGACTATTTAGTTAAAGATCAAATGACTATACAAAGGTTAGTGCGTGCCATTCGCTATGCCATTGAAAGAAGCGAAATTCTCAACCAACTACGGGAGAGTGAAGAACGCACCCGTCAAGCGCTGGCAAAAGAACAGGAACTCAATGAGTTAAAGTCGAACTTTGTAGCAATGGTTTCCCACGAGTTTCGCACCCCTATGACTACAATTCGGACGGCTGTGGATATCATTGAATACAACAGTGATAAACTAACTGATGGTCGAAAAACTAAATATTTTGATCGAATACAAAATGCTATCAACCAGATGCTCCATCTCTTGGATGAGATATTATTCTTGAGTAAAACAGAAGCAGCCAAACTCGAATACAAACCTACACTTTTAAATTTAGAAAATTTCTGTAACGAACTCACAGATATTCTTCAAGTTAATGCAGGTAGTCAGCACAGTATTATCTTTACTTTTCAAGGGGAATCGACCCAAGCCAAAATGGATGAAGACTTACTAAACTGTATCTTAACCAATTTGATTTCTAATGCCATCAAATATTCCCCTCCGAATAGCACTATTTGGTTTGATTTGATTTGCAAAGATCGCCTCGCAACTTTCCAGGTCAAAGATCAGGGGATGGGCATTCCTGTCAAAGACCAAAGCCATCTATTTCAAACTTTCTATCGCGCTAGTAATGTAGGCGTAATTCAAGGAACAGGATTAGGACTCACTATAGTGAAAAAATGTGTGGAGTTACATGGTGGTCATATTCAATTAGAAAGTGAGCAGGGTATTGGTACAACAGTAATTGTGACTCTGCCACTACAATGATTAGGCAAATAAGATTTGGGCATGGGGCATGGGGCATTGGGCATTGCTTATTAATTACTCTTCTCTGCTTCCCTTGCTTCCCCTACTCCCCCTGCTTCCCCTGCTCCCCCTGCTCCCCCTGCTCCCTCACATCCCTCACTCCCCCACCTATTTTGCTACTTGGGGATTTGGCGTTGGACAAGTTTTATTAGCAAAATCACATTGATAAATGTAGGTTTCTTGCCAACTCAAGGGAATTTCTAATAAGTCTCGTGTCCCTGTCATACCTTGTCCAATAAATAGCAACAAAGCAATACAGTTTAAAATTGTATGGACGATACGCCAGCGATTGGATTTATCTTGATAAATATCTTGAACAATCGCTAATGAAAAAATCATCAGCAGTGCTGCGGTAATACCAATATAATAATGTGACCAGTACCACTCATTCGTGCGACGATATACTCCATCCTGGCAGCCTATAATTACTAAACCTGTACCAGTTAAAGTTGCAAAAACTGCCCGCCACACCCGCTGCTTTGCCCGAAACAGGAATACTAAAGAGGCGATGGTTGCAGCAAATATTAACAGTATAAAAACAACTTGAAAAGGTGTCTGATTCCACAATTGATTTTTGATAATATTTTTGCCAATAGGATAGCTTAATCCGATTAAAGTTAATCCAACAACTGCACTTGTTAGCCATTCGCCTAACTGCTTATGTTCTGTACCCACCACTGGTGGAATTTTGCTCTTACTCCCGGCTAGAGTTTGCAGTCTCCGTTGGCGTGTTTGCCAAGCAAAGTTAACCACTGTACCGATGAGTGGAAACACGAATATGATTGCGATCGCTGGATGTACAAGACCAAGAAAATCTGTTAATTGCATACAACACCTTTCAATGAATCACTAAATTCATCTCAAAGGACAATTTAAAGCATCGTACCATCACTTAAATTAATTTCAGATAAGAATCTGTTTAATATTTATCTTTTTTATTTTTAACTGATTTTAATCAATCAAATATTTGAATATCTTATAAAAGACTAGAACTTTAGTCAAGAATAATTTATGTATTCTTAAATACATGGCAATATTTTTTAATATAAAGTATTATTGTAAATATTTTGTTACATTTTTTTAAATACGTCACAAAAATCGGGTGAAATGCTTTTTTTGCAGAATCGTTTTAGGTGAAAAAGGGCGAAAT encodes:
- a CDS encoding DUF4079 domain-containing protein; this translates as MQLTDFLGLVHPAIAIIFVFPLIGTVVNFAWQTRQRRLQTLAGSKSKIPPVVGTEHKQLGEWLTSAVVGLTLIGLSYPIGKNIIKNQLWNQTPFQVVFILLIFAATIASLVFLFRAKQRVWRAVFATLTGTGLVIIGCQDGVYRRTNEWYWSHYYIGITAALLMIFSLAIVQDIYQDKSNRWRIVHTILNCIALLLFIGQGMTGTRDLLEIPLSWQETYIYQCDFANKTCPTPNPQVAK
- a CDS encoding response regulator, coding for MIHHQALRPIEVLLVEDSPSDANLTIKGFLNAQIPNNLHWVEDGESAINFLREQEEFTNVPRPDLILLDLNLPGMDGREVLTEIKSDPNLKCIPVVIITTSSDEQDILRSYNLSANCYVIKPIDIYQFIQVLQLIKDFWLTAATLPRK
- a CDS encoding PAS domain S-box protein encodes the protein MNKLLEKLVAGGFSLALLLLCGVGTASYLSIQRLTEEKRWVVHTHQVIKALDHVRIGLSNAEGARSSYIITKNTVYREIYQGEKQKVYEVLKVIRQLSSDNTSQQGRLDTLKPLIAQKFSLLEQSIDLVGQERLDQSTQIAIADRSIEIREQLQAMDNEEKTLLQQRTALTDGLFRQIVIVVGLGYALSFLLLIVVYLLLQKQIRLNKALSQEAIRLEQQAAKAKLADILETITDAFVALDRNSCYTYVNQRAGQIFNQQPADLIGKSIWEVFPEAVEHQFYHAYFQSLAEQRVIQMQEFYPPFDRWFEYWMYPSSEGISIFFQDITRQKLAEIALEKSERRYRSLVIATSQAVWITDASGEVVEDIPAWRALTGQSEEKVKGWGWLDAIHPEDRERTSQVWIQALEKKGIYQIEHRLQVADGSYRFFAVRAVPILDANNKIQEWVGTDTDITEQQIALRDRNLAQLALQQANEELEIKVQARTAELQKLNEELKRSNQELEQFAYVASHDLQEPLRAVTGYTQLLENEYQDRLDESAQEYFGYIIDGAKRMQQLIQDLLAYSRIGTRGQEFVLVDCNTALSLALNNLHVAIAQSKAIITHDPLPKLLADKTQMVQLFQNLISNAIKFCRQEPPQIHIGVLLKEREKAEEELLTPHPHSPLPTPNSSLLTPNSSLPTQHSALSTQHLEWLIWVQDNGIGIKPQYLERIFEVFRRLHTRREFPGTGIGLAICKKIVERHGGRIWAESEPGIGTVFYLTLNAN
- a CDS encoding hybrid sensor histidine kinase/response regulator produces the protein MEKLTIHILLVEDSASDAHLLRRIFLHADQEQWQMLHVERLSEAIDVSRENSASTLESSRMMSRRQRRFDLVLLDLSLPDSIGLDTLKEFRAAVPDIPVVVLTGLDDEDLALQALAEGAQDYLVKDQMTIQRLVRAIRYAIERSEILNQLRESEERTRQALAKEQELNELKSNFVAMVSHEFRTPMTTIRTAVDIIEYNSDKLTDGRKTKYFDRIQNAINQMLHLLDEILFLSKTEAAKLEYKPTLLNLENFCNELTDILQVNAGSQHSIIFTFQGESTQAKMDEDLLNCILTNLISNAIKYSPPNSTIWFDLICKDRLATFQVKDQGMGIPVKDQSHLFQTFYRASNVGVIQGTGLGLTIVKKCVELHGGHIQLESEQGIGTTVIVTLPLQ